A genome region from Pygocentrus nattereri isolate fPygNat1 chromosome 6, fPygNat1.pri, whole genome shotgun sequence includes the following:
- the pdcl3 gene encoding phosducin-like protein 3: MQDPNEDTEWNDILRRKGILPPKETPKEDEEEEQIIQQPSIVKTYENMTLEELEENEDEFSDEDEVAMEMYRQKRLAEWKANQIKNVFGEVNEISGQDYVQEVNKAGSGIWVVLHLYKPGIPLCTLINQHLSELARKFPQTKFLKSISTTCIPNYPDRNLPTIFVYFEGEMKAQFIGPLVFGGMNLKCDELEWRLAESGAVKTDLEENPRKQIQDQLMTSIRCSMPSRRDSDESDED; the protein is encoded by the exons atgcaG GACCCAAACGAAGACACCGAGTGGAATGATATTCTGCGGAGGAAGGGCATCCTTCCTCCTAAAGAGACGCCgaaggaggatgaggaagaggaacAGATTATTCAGCAACCGTCCATTG TGAAGACATATGAGAACATGACCttggaggagctggaggagaaTGAGGATGAGTTCAGTGATGAGGATGAGGTTGCCATGGAGATGTACAG GCAGAAGAGGCTTGCAGAGTGGAAAGCCAACCAGATAAAGAATGTGTTTGGGGAAGTGAATGAGATTTCTGGTCAGGATTATGTTCAGGAGGTGAACAAGGCTGGCAGCGGCATCTGGGTGGTGTTGCACCTCTACAAACCAGG CATCCCACTGTGCACGCTCATAAACCAGCACCTTTCAGAATTGGCCCGAAAGTTCCCACAGACAAAGTTCCTGAAGTCCATCTCCACCACCTGCATCCCCAACTACCCTGACAGGAACCTTCCCACAATCTTTGTTTACTTCGAGGGAGAGATGAAGGCCCAGTTCatcggcccccttgttttcggAGGCATGAACCTGAAGTGTGATG AGCTGGAGTGGCGGCTGGCAGAAAGCGGTGCAGTGAAGACTGACTTGGAAGAGAACCCAAGGAAGCAGATCCAGGATCAGCTGATGACTTCCATCCGCTGCTCGATGCCCAGCCGCAGAGACAGTGATGAATCTGACGAGGACTGA
- the nms gene encoding neuromedin-S isoform X1, which yields MSFSVAQLNVLYLLLWGFSRQHHTAESYPLTDCEEDGDYMQGSAVQSTLCGLVWQDQNKEQIQNVFKRFLFHYSKAQNSVGSVERESHSVHPLMRLSPKFTQRRKKQQVHSVCMGDTVFLLEKLKTVCSRSNRLQRDVLCSLFGCSMKPQHLELD from the exons ATGAGCTTCAGTGTGGCTCAGCTGAACGTCCTGTACCTGCTGCTGTGGGGCTTCAGCAGGCAGCACCACACCGCAG AAAGTTATCCATTGACAGACTGTGAAGAAGATGGAGATTATATGCAG GGTTCTGCTGTGCAGAGCACTCTGTGTGGACTTGTGTGGCAAGACCAGAACAAG GAGCAGATCCAGAATGTTTTCAAACGG ttcTTGTTTCACTATTCCAAGGCACAGAATTCAGTCGGCTCTGTTGAGAGAGAG TCTCACTCCGTCCACCCATTGATGCGTCTCTCGCCTAAGTTCACCCAACGCAGGAAGAAACAGCAGGTGCACTCT GTCTGTATGGGTGACACTGTCTTTCTCTTAGAGAAGCTGAAGACGGTGTGCAGTCGTTCAAATAGACTTCAGCGAG ATGTGCTCTGTTCTTTATTTGGATGCTCAATGAAACCACAACATCTGGAGCTGGACTAA
- the nms gene encoding neuromedin-S isoform X2, whose product MSFSVAQLNVLYLLLWGFSRQHHTAESYPLTDCEEDGDYMQGSAVQSTLCGLVWQDQNKEQIQNVFKRFLFHYSKAQNSVGSVERESHSVHPLMRLSPKFTQRRKKQQVHSKLKTVCSRSNRLQRDVLCSLFGCSMKPQHLELD is encoded by the exons ATGAGCTTCAGTGTGGCTCAGCTGAACGTCCTGTACCTGCTGCTGTGGGGCTTCAGCAGGCAGCACCACACCGCAG AAAGTTATCCATTGACAGACTGTGAAGAAGATGGAGATTATATGCAG GGTTCTGCTGTGCAGAGCACTCTGTGTGGACTTGTGTGGCAAGACCAGAACAAG GAGCAGATCCAGAATGTTTTCAAACGG ttcTTGTTTCACTATTCCAAGGCACAGAATTCAGTCGGCTCTGTTGAGAGAGAG TCTCACTCCGTCCACCCATTGATGCGTCTCTCGCCTAAGTTCACCCAACGCAGGAAGAAACAGCAGGTGCACTCT AAGCTGAAGACGGTGTGCAGTCGTTCAAATAGACTTCAGCGAG ATGTGCTCTGTTCTTTATTTGGATGCTCAATGAAACCACAACATCTGGAGCTGGACTAA
- the nms gene encoding neuromedin-S isoform X3, producing MSFSVAQLNVLYLLLWGFSRQHHTAESYPLTDCEEDGDYMQGSAVQSTLCGLVWQDQNKEQIQNVFKRFLFHYSKAQNSVGSVERESHSVHPLMRLSPKFTQRRKKQQVHSLKTVCSRSNRLQRDVLCSLFGCSMKPQHLELD from the exons ATGAGCTTCAGTGTGGCTCAGCTGAACGTCCTGTACCTGCTGCTGTGGGGCTTCAGCAGGCAGCACCACACCGCAG AAAGTTATCCATTGACAGACTGTGAAGAAGATGGAGATTATATGCAG GGTTCTGCTGTGCAGAGCACTCTGTGTGGACTTGTGTGGCAAGACCAGAACAAG GAGCAGATCCAGAATGTTTTCAAACGG ttcTTGTTTCACTATTCCAAGGCACAGAATTCAGTCGGCTCTGTTGAGAGAGAG TCTCACTCCGTCCACCCATTGATGCGTCTCTCGCCTAAGTTCACCCAACGCAGGAAGAAACAGCAGGTGCACTCT CTGAAGACGGTGTGCAGTCGTTCAAATAGACTTCAGCGAG ATGTGCTCTGTTCTTTATTTGGATGCTCAATGAAACCACAACATCTGGAGCTGGACTAA